In Zunongwangia profunda SM-A87, the following proteins share a genomic window:
- a CDS encoding RNA polymerase sigma factor translates to MNLLSDFKKGKKAALKQIYLQYHQNVYALALNFTNDVQRAEDFVHDVFLRFWEQRRKLSEDHNIESQLIRTAKFYIINQLKSNKWEVACNAQKSENISQEIDIENNENQLHSLNKAIKKLPQHCREIFIMHKLEGLTQKEVADYLNISVKTVENQIAKAISELKRHLI, encoded by the coding sequence ATGAATTTGCTTTCAGATTTTAAGAAAGGAAAAAAAGCGGCCTTAAAGCAAATATATCTTCAGTATCATCAAAATGTTTACGCTCTTGCATTAAATTTTACTAATGATGTGCAACGAGCCGAAGATTTTGTTCATGATGTTTTTTTAAGATTTTGGGAACAGCGAAGGAAACTTTCTGAAGATCATAATATCGAATCTCAACTCATTAGAACTGCTAAGTTTTATATCATTAATCAACTAAAAAGTAATAAGTGGGAAGTGGCTTGTAATGCACAGAAGTCCGAGAACATTTCACAAGAAATTGACATTGAAAATAACGAAAATCAATTACATAGTTTAAATAAAGCCATCAAAAAATTACCTCAGCACTGTCGTGAAATCTTCATCATGCACAAATTAGAAGGGCTTACCCAAAAAGAAGTCGCAGACTATTTAAATATTTCAGTAAAAACGGTCGAAAATCAGATAGCCAAGGCGATTTCAGAGCTAAAAAGGCATTTGATTTAA
- a CDS encoding FecR family protein, whose product MKNKTEKFFSEGNFDKLINNAWDKPVNPNSIKLWQRIDKSTTNSNYTIWKSIAAIFVIAFLTAISLTLFNINTTSKLVVVNNDGMTPKEILLEDGSKVFLNRNSGVTYSPENSRMLNLTGEAYFEIKKDKNHPFTVNTRELTLSVLGTYFNVNAYKNTNETIISLVSGKLKVSSVQNGEKILSPGEELIYNNRSKKVSVNSFNVNTVLAWRSSLIKCENTGLDFLLDRLENYYAIEINNKTDYANCKISGEFRSDLSLDEIMEIISFSHNIEFLSLKENEYKIKGEICE is encoded by the coding sequence ATGAAAAATAAAACAGAAAAGTTTTTTTCTGAAGGAAACTTCGATAAGCTTATTAATAACGCCTGGGATAAACCGGTTAATCCCAATTCGATAAAATTGTGGCAAAGAATTGATAAATCTACCACAAATTCCAATTACACTATTTGGAAATCTATTGCCGCCATTTTTGTTATTGCATTTTTAACCGCCATCAGCCTTACTCTTTTTAATATAAATACAACATCAAAACTTGTTGTAGTAAATAATGACGGCATGACGCCAAAAGAGATACTACTGGAAGATGGATCAAAAGTGTTTTTAAATCGTAATAGTGGTGTTACATATAGTCCTGAAAACTCAAGAATGCTTAACCTAACAGGAGAAGCTTATTTTGAAATTAAAAAAGATAAAAACCACCCGTTTACAGTAAATACAAGGGAATTAACTCTCAGTGTTTTAGGTACTTATTTTAATGTAAATGCATATAAAAATACTAATGAGACTATTATTTCCTTAGTATCAGGAAAATTAAAAGTAAGCAGTGTGCAAAATGGCGAAAAAATTTTATCACCAGGGGAGGAACTCATTTATAATAATAGAAGTAAGAAAGTGAGTGTGAATAGTTTTAATGTTAATACAGTACTTGCCTGGAGATCTTCTTTGATTAAGTGCGAAAATACCGGTCTGGATTTTTTACTGGATCGTCTAGAAAATTATTACGCCATAGAAATTAATAATAAAACAGATTATGCTAATTGTAAGATATCAGGTGAATTTAGGAGTGATTTAAGTTTGGATGAGATTATGGAAATTATCTCATTTTCCCACAATATCGAGTTTTTATCATTAAAAGAAAATGAATACAAAATTAAAGGTGAAATATGTGAATAG
- a CDS encoding SusC/RagA family TonB-linked outer membrane protein gives MNTIKRRCRFLTTTIFMLTIYAIGTQQLKAHSNKSSNLDEVIQLLARNYGSINFVYNTKAFKEVVVSDFSPTNNGIENELHQLQQLVPLSYIKKRFTIALKLNKEIEQERIITGTVTDSDNLPIPGASVFVQDTNIGTAADFEGNFTLEVPEDARSLSVTYMGYKKQIVNIENRTEIDIILQTDAASLEEVVLVGYGQTSRETLVDAVSKVDAEQIQQRPIADVSAGLQGLSPGLNVTQSSGDPAAKPRINIRGFTSINGGEPLVIIDGVEGDINNLNPNDIESISVLKDAGASAIYGARGAFGVVLISTKNPKTGNLTVSVDATTAWNSPTVNTDFLTDPYKAVMLVDESFRTAVGRSYTGYNEEDYQNIYEVSQDPSLARVETDIRNGREQYIYYGHTDWWNYFFRDSYPTQIYNVSVSGGSDKIKGFFSYRNYNSEGILKVQDDHYKIYNLRGKLEMKINDWISFTNNMQYNSSNDLKHGGSQYGWGDQFNGNIYVHGLPSYMPQNPDGTATWRTELNNYTIGDGAYASLLYGKAKQETEEGEFSNIATLKLNPVKGLDVTASYAYRRTNYNRYRRSVNIPYSIYPGEVNTMGTDQLTEYNTRFKYDAFNIYGDYHHQIGDHSLKATLGFNQESFYNKSTTASKQNSISDDLNSLGLATSNPEALGSAAEWALQGVFYRLSYDYKDKYLLEVNGRYDGTSRFPEEERWGFFPSVSGGWLINKENFFSSLTDTFNLVKLRASYGSLGNQEVANYAYIPTLRKNIDGNFALNGRTLDYIAAPGLNPREISWEEVKTFDVGTDIALFNNDVNITFDWFQRSTKGMLTQGATLPSVLGTGSPQENAADLRTRGFELSIGYHHSFEVAKSPLNFGIEGNLSNSVTEITKFDNPNNSLLDYYEGMTIGELWGYHVDGLFQTQDEITGHADQTRVSNRIIANGGLQLGDVRYVDLNGDGVIDEGENTLQDSGDRRKIGNTAPQYLYSFRVNAAWKGFDVSVFFQGVGKQDWYPNGDSRIFWAMYNRPYDTFIRKDLVNNIWSPDNREAYFPRLFGYIALSDSDALGAVNDRYLQSVAYLRLKNLSLGYTIPKRITEKFNISKFRIYFSGENLFTFTSLTDYIDPEAASNSVNLNQPSTSANRSTAQTVPFNETYSVGLSLQF, from the coding sequence ATGAATACAATAAAAAGACGTTGCCGATTTTTAACGACAACAATTTTTATGCTGACTATCTATGCTATAGGAACTCAGCAATTAAAAGCACATTCCAATAAATCCAGTAACCTGGATGAAGTGATCCAACTCTTAGCCAGAAATTATGGAAGTATCAATTTCGTATATAATACAAAGGCTTTTAAAGAAGTAGTTGTTTCCGATTTCTCTCCAACGAACAATGGCATTGAAAATGAGTTACACCAACTGCAACAACTTGTTCCTCTCTCTTACATTAAAAAAAGATTTACCATTGCTCTTAAGCTTAATAAAGAAATAGAGCAAGAGCGAATTATAACAGGTACCGTGACCGATAGTGATAATCTGCCAATACCGGGAGCAAGTGTTTTTGTGCAGGACACTAATATAGGAACTGCAGCAGACTTTGAAGGAAATTTTACATTGGAGGTTCCAGAAGATGCCAGGTCACTAAGTGTTACTTACATGGGATATAAAAAGCAAATTGTAAATATCGAAAATCGAACAGAAATTGATATTATTTTACAAACAGATGCTGCAAGTCTTGAAGAAGTAGTTCTAGTTGGATATGGGCAGACCAGCCGTGAAACTTTAGTTGATGCGGTAAGCAAAGTGGATGCTGAACAAATTCAGCAACGTCCAATAGCCGATGTCTCCGCCGGATTACAAGGATTAAGTCCTGGTTTGAATGTAACACAAAGCAGTGGTGATCCAGCTGCCAAACCAAGAATAAATATTCGGGGATTTACATCGATAAACGGAGGAGAACCCCTTGTGATTATCGATGGTGTAGAAGGAGATATTAATAACCTCAATCCAAATGATATTGAATCGATAAGTGTTTTAAAAGATGCGGGAGCTTCAGCTATTTATGGTGCCCGTGGCGCTTTTGGAGTAGTACTTATTAGCACAAAAAATCCCAAAACAGGAAATTTAACGGTAAGTGTGGATGCTACCACCGCATGGAACTCTCCTACTGTAAATACCGATTTTTTAACCGATCCTTATAAAGCGGTAATGTTGGTAGACGAATCGTTTCGTACGGCAGTAGGTAGAAGTTACACAGGTTATAACGAGGAAGATTATCAAAACATTTATGAGGTATCACAAGATCCTTCCTTAGCCCGTGTAGAAACCGATATTCGTAATGGTAGAGAGCAATATATTTATTATGGACATACCGATTGGTGGAATTATTTTTTCAGGGATAGTTATCCTACACAAATTTATAATGTTTCAGTTTCTGGAGGATCTGATAAAATAAAGGGATTTTTTTCCTACCGTAATTACAATAGTGAAGGGATTCTAAAAGTTCAAGACGATCATTATAAAATTTACAATCTACGTGGTAAGCTGGAAATGAAAATTAACGACTGGATCAGTTTCACTAATAACATGCAATACAATAGTTCTAACGACCTAAAACATGGTGGTAGCCAGTATGGATGGGGAGATCAATTTAATGGTAATATCTATGTACATGGTTTGCCATCGTACATGCCGCAAAATCCAGATGGTACGGCGACCTGGAGAACAGAACTTAATAATTATACCATTGGTGACGGTGCCTATGCATCTTTACTTTACGGTAAAGCAAAACAGGAAACAGAAGAAGGAGAATTCTCTAACATTGCTACTTTAAAACTGAATCCTGTAAAAGGCTTAGATGTCACCGCTAGTTATGCCTATCGAAGAACGAATTATAATCGCTATCGGCGATCTGTAAATATACCGTATTCAATTTATCCCGGAGAAGTTAATACGATGGGAACCGATCAATTGACTGAGTATAATACACGATTTAAATATGATGCTTTTAATATTTATGGTGATTACCATCATCAAATTGGCGATCACAGCTTAAAAGCAACTTTAGGTTTTAATCAGGAGTCTTTTTATAACAAAAGTACTACTGCAAGCAAACAAAATAGCATTTCAGACGATTTAAATTCTTTAGGTCTTGCTACCAGTAACCCTGAAGCTTTAGGAAGTGCAGCAGAGTGGGCTTTACAAGGTGTATTTTATAGATTATCTTATGATTATAAAGATAAATATTTATTAGAGGTAAATGGTCGTTATGACGGAACTTCAAGATTTCCCGAAGAAGAACGCTGGGGTTTTTTCCCTTCCGTGTCGGGTGGTTGGTTAATTAATAAAGAAAATTTCTTTTCTAGTTTAACCGATACTTTCAACCTGGTTAAGTTAAGAGCTTCCTATGGTTCTCTTGGTAATCAAGAAGTAGCGAATTATGCGTATATACCTACATTGAGGAAGAATATTGACGGTAACTTTGCCCTAAACGGCAGAACTTTAGATTATATCGCAGCACCGGGATTAAACCCTCGCGAAATTTCATGGGAAGAAGTAAAAACATTTGATGTTGGAACAGACATTGCGCTCTTTAATAATGATGTAAATATCACTTTCGACTGGTTTCAGAGAAGTACTAAAGGAATGCTCACCCAGGGAGCAACTTTACCCAGCGTTTTAGGAACCGGTTCACCGCAGGAAAACGCAGCAGATTTAAGAACACGTGGTTTCGAACTTAGTATAGGCTACCATCATAGTTTTGAGGTAGCCAAATCTCCTTTAAATTTCGGAATTGAGGGGAATTTATCCAATTCAGTCACTGAAATAACAAAATTCGATAATCCAAACAACAGTTTATTAGATTATTACGAAGGGATGACCATTGGAGAACTTTGGGGATATCACGTAGATGGATTATTTCAAACTCAAGATGAAATCACAGGTCACGCTGATCAAACCCGTGTTTCCAATCGTATTATTGCTAATGGAGGATTACAACTCGGTGATGTTCGTTATGTAGATTTAAATGGGGATGGTGTTATCGATGAAGGTGAAAATACCCTTCAGGATTCAGGCGATCGCAGAAAAATAGGAAATACAGCCCCGCAGTACTTATATAGTTTTAGAGTAAATGCAGCCTGGAAAGGTTTTGATGTTTCGGTTTTTTTTCAGGGAGTAGGAAAGCAGGACTGGTATCCTAATGGAGATTCAAGAATTTTTTGGGCAATGTATAATCGACCCTACGATACATTTATTCGTAAAGATTTGGTAAACAATATCTGGTCTCCAGATAATAGGGAGGCTTATTTTCCGAGATTATTTGGATATATCGCATTATCAGATAGTGATGCCTTAGGAGCTGTTAACGACAGATATTTACAAAGTGTCGCTTACTTAAGACTAAAGAACCTAAGCCTTGGATATACTATCCCAAAAAGGATTACAGAAAAATTTAATATCAGTAAGTTTAGGATTTATTTTAGCGGAGAAAATCTTTTCACCTTTACTTCTCTAACCGATTATATCGATCCTGAAGCAGCTAGTAACTCCGTAAACCTAAATCAGCCTTCTACTTCTGCAAACCGAAGTACCGCGCAAACAGTTCCCTTTAACGAAACCTATTCGGTTGGCTTATCACTTCAATTTTAA
- a CDS encoding RagB/SusD family nutrient uptake outer membrane protein has product MKNIKIIFILLLAVLTGCSDDLLNKEPLSDVTEDNFFTKASDLQLYTNGFYRLLPSTSIYNGDTRAGNILETTLSEEMRSARTIPTTGGGWDWGYLRDINYFLENYQRGDNASAIAHYGGVARFFRAYFYFDKLKRFGEVPYYDYTIDPDDEESLQKPRDSRQFIVEKILEDLDVAIENLNQDQQLYTVTKYTALALKSRVGLYEGTYEKYRNISGYETYLEASIEASEELMNNSPYKVFSSGNPSSDYLNLFNSHDAVGTEVIFAREFNTALDVDHNVNYYTTTSSYGRPGMPKDLVNTYLNADGSRFTDRPDYNQVFFTEEVANRDPRLSQTIRTPGYTRKGQTQELPPNLGATVTGYQIIKYVTEPQYDTNDQSITDLPIFRFGEIILNFAEAKAELGTVSQTDIDNSINVLRNRVAMPHITINAANNDPDPYMQNQYPQVKGNNAGLLLEIRRERRIELYMENFFWDDMVRWKAGQFITRPLRGLYVPGPGEYDFDGDGDTDVVFYKDDAPGNQIEGIQYLKLDSDVFLSENNLIDPQPNFNNRSFNENKDYLYPIPRIELQLNPNLEQNPGWE; this is encoded by the coding sequence ATGAAAAATATAAAAATAATCTTCATCCTGCTTTTAGCTGTATTAACAGGTTGTAGCGATGATCTTTTAAATAAAGAACCTTTATCCGATGTCACTGAAGATAACTTTTTTACTAAAGCAAGTGATTTACAATTATACACTAATGGCTTTTACAGATTGTTGCCCAGTACATCTATCTATAACGGAGATACCAGAGCAGGTAATATTTTGGAGACCACTTTAAGTGAGGAAATGCGTAGTGCCAGAACCATTCCAACTACTGGCGGTGGCTGGGATTGGGGATATCTTAGGGATATCAACTACTTTCTTGAAAATTATCAACGTGGTGATAATGCATCGGCAATTGCGCATTATGGTGGAGTAGCTCGTTTTTTTAGAGCCTATTTTTACTTTGATAAGTTAAAGCGATTTGGCGAAGTACCATATTACGATTACACGATAGATCCGGACGACGAAGAAAGTTTGCAGAAACCAAGAGATAGTCGCCAGTTTATTGTAGAAAAAATTCTGGAAGATCTTGATGTCGCTATAGAAAATTTAAATCAAGATCAGCAATTGTATACGGTAACTAAATATACCGCTCTGGCCTTAAAATCAAGAGTAGGACTTTATGAAGGTACTTACGAAAAATACAGGAACATTAGTGGTTACGAAACTTATTTAGAAGCATCAATAGAAGCTTCGGAAGAGCTGATGAATAATTCACCTTATAAAGTATTTAGTTCCGGAAATCCAAGCTCAGATTATCTAAATCTTTTTAATTCGCATGACGCGGTTGGTACTGAAGTTATTTTTGCTCGAGAATTTAACACTGCGCTTGATGTAGATCATAATGTGAATTATTATACGACAACCTCATCTTACGGAAGACCGGGGATGCCTAAAGATTTGGTAAATACGTATCTAAATGCCGATGGAAGTAGGTTCACGGATCGGCCAGATTATAATCAGGTTTTTTTTACTGAAGAGGTGGCTAATCGCGATCCAAGATTATCGCAAACTATTCGAACTCCCGGTTATACACGTAAGGGACAAACACAGGAGTTACCACCTAATTTAGGCGCCACAGTTACAGGATATCAAATTATTAAATACGTTACAGAGCCCCAGTACGATACCAATGATCAGTCCATTACAGATTTGCCAATTTTTAGATTTGGAGAAATTATATTGAATTTTGCTGAAGCTAAAGCTGAATTGGGTACAGTGTCGCAAACAGATATAGATAATTCCATAAATGTACTAAGAAATCGTGTTGCTATGCCACATATAACTATTAACGCAGCGAACAATGATCCAGATCCGTATATGCAAAATCAATATCCGCAGGTAAAGGGAAATAATGCAGGTTTATTGCTTGAAATTAGAAGAGAGCGGAGAATAGAGTTATATATGGAAAACTTCTTCTGGGATGACATGGTTCGCTGGAAAGCGGGACAGTTTATAACAAGACCTTTACGTGGATTATATGTTCCCGGTCCCGGAGAATACGATTTTGATGGGGATGGTGATACAGATGTAGTGTTTTATAAGGATGACGCTCCAGGCAATCAGATAGAGGGGATTCAATACTTAAAATTAGACTCTGATGTTTTTTTAAGTGAAAATAATCTTATTGATCCACAACCTAATTTTAATAACAGAAGTTTTAATGAAAATAAGGATTATTTGTATCCAATTCCACGAATCGAGTTGCAGTTAAATCCAAACCTGGAGCAAAACCCCGGTTGGGAATAA
- a CDS encoding WD40/YVTN/BNR-like repeat-containing protein, translating into MKTRPSLGILVALLFSLPGIAQQTYQPMSALNVEIDTIPVSFPEQEQFKNEVTGNTVKVLHAVENTGFQFYNSVSFRNDKEGIIAGGTRLRLRSTQDGGKHWKGFSFSGFANAFYSTAIYENQFYVVGASRYIFRNDDLNTEWEAFDVNTLGESKYALRHPKFYKIKFSLSGFGIIVGDNNGKPLVLKTTDKGVHWKKVKLNGLQTDEVSLSDVFIFPDDTIRLLSFTGNVYESSNEGKDWSLLRRGKEGESLNSIAFATKKEGYISGLQGLLLKTTDGGKTWEQIDTTVLGSGANISNLEYTKDHRLLLTTAESFQDEKNNAPIFSIDKEGKISPFLSAKGQTFVFDTYGLFLLNDNVFLLDRDKLYKIKV; encoded by the coding sequence ATGAAAACAAGACCAAGCCTCGGGATCCTTGTCGCCCTCCTTTTTAGTTTACCCGGTATCGCGCAGCAAACGTACCAACCCATGAGTGCGCTTAATGTGGAAATTGACACGATACCCGTGAGTTTCCCCGAGCAGGAACAGTTTAAAAACGAGGTGACCGGCAATACCGTCAAGGTATTGCATGCCGTAGAAAATACCGGATTTCAGTTTTACAACAGCGTTAGTTTTCGCAACGATAAAGAAGGCATTATCGCCGGCGGCACCCGGTTACGCCTGCGCTCCACCCAAGACGGCGGAAAACATTGGAAAGGCTTTTCCTTTTCGGGTTTTGCCAATGCCTTTTACAGCACCGCCATTTACGAAAATCAGTTTTATGTGGTTGGCGCTTCCCGCTATATTTTTAGAAATGACGATTTAAATACCGAATGGGAAGCTTTTGATGTCAATACGCTGGGCGAAAGCAAATACGCCTTACGCCATCCTAAATTTTATAAAATAAAGTTTTCTCTCAGCGGTTTTGGGATTATCGTTGGTGATAACAACGGAAAGCCACTCGTCCTGAAAACCACAGATAAAGGCGTGCACTGGAAAAAAGTCAAGCTTAATGGGTTACAAACTGATGAAGTCTCGCTAAGCGATGTGTTTATTTTTCCCGATGATACCATTAGGCTTCTCTCTTTTACAGGAAATGTTTATGAAAGCAGTAATGAAGGCAAGGACTGGAGCCTGCTCCGCCGCGGAAAAGAAGGAGAATCCTTGAATTCTATCGCTTTTGCAACTAAAAAAGAAGGCTACATTTCTGGCTTGCAAGGCTTGCTTTTAAAAACCACCGACGGAGGTAAAACCTGGGAACAAATCGATACCACCGTTTTAGGAAGCGGCGCCAATATTTCGAACTTGGAATATACCAAAGATCACCGATTGCTATTAACGACTGCTGAAAGTTTTCAGGATGAAAAAAATAATGCGCCTATTTTTTCTATCGATAAAGAAGGAAAAATCTCACCTTTTCTTTCGGCCAAAGGGCAAACCTTTGTCTTTGATACATACGGGCTTTTCTTGCTCAACGACAATGTGTTTCTATTAGACCGGGATAAATTGTATAAGATTAAGGTTTAA
- a CDS encoding AbrB/MazE/SpoVT family DNA-binding domain-containing protein, producing the protein MEASIIKIGNSKGLRLSKTILEKYHIKDKVELILEKGQIILRPIDSPRKNWEEKFKKMAENEDDQLLMNDVFDDENFEEWI; encoded by the coding sequence ATGGAAGCTTCAATTATTAAAATCGGTAATTCTAAAGGATTACGCTTAAGTAAGACCATTCTTGAAAAATACCATATAAAAGATAAGGTAGAACTCATTTTAGAAAAAGGTCAAATTATACTCCGACCAATTGATTCTCCAAGAAAAAACTGGGAAGAAAAATTTAAAAAAATGGCCGAAAACGAAGATGATCAACTTTTAATGAATGATGTGTTTGATGATGAAAATTTTGAGGAATGGATTTAA
- a CDS encoding type II toxin-antitoxin system PemK/MazF family toxin produces MDLNQYDIVLVNLDPTVGSEIKKTRPCVIISPNEMNKYLRTIIVAPMTTNTKKYPTRILVKSNGKNGMIAIDQVRTIDKQRIVKVFESLSNSDIKKCKKVLKETLLD; encoded by the coding sequence ATGGATTTAAATCAATATGATATAGTTCTAGTTAATCTAGATCCAACCGTTGGAAGCGAAATCAAGAAAACAAGACCTTGCGTAATCATTTCTCCGAATGAAATGAATAAATACTTAAGGACGATTATAGTGGCTCCAATGACAACAAATACAAAAAAATATCCGACAAGAATTCTGGTAAAATCCAATGGGAAAAATGGAATGATTGCGATAGATCAAGTTAGAACAATTGATAAACAAAGAATTGTAAAAGTCTTTGAATCATTGTCAAATTCCGATATTAAAAAATGCAAAAAAGTGCTTAAAGAAACATTGCTGGACTAA